From the genome of Malus sylvestris chromosome 6, drMalSylv7.2, whole genome shotgun sequence, one region includes:
- the LOC126627000 gene encoding uncharacterized protein LOC126627000 — MRLLRRIAGFLGFAKDDGPEVKDNEEEDEDDDQAHNRPHFQETGLPRKGFSVPRQVVVDRNLPGPVLVPCRSGDGGVQGLKWHAKRLRIDEDGDVADEFLDEVFPGMSISTENNRALPRFEVKHNTKPAKVKTQALHDGKIRQRVEYRGTSQWR, encoded by the exons ATGAGGCTGTTGAGGAGGATAGCGGGGTTTCTAGGGTTTGCCAAGGACGACGGGCCCGAAGTCAAAGACAACGAGGAGGAAGACGAAGACGATGATCAAGCCCACAATCGGCCCCACTTTCAAGAAACTGGGCTTCCCCGCAAAGGCTTCAGCGTTCCCCGCCAAGTCGTCGTTGATCGGAACCTACCCGGTCCCGTCCTCGTTCCTTGCCGCTCCGGCGACGGCGGTGTCCAG GGTCTAAAATGGCATGCAAAGAGACTCAGGATAGACGAGGATGGAGATGTAGCAGACGAGTTCCTTGATGAGGTCTTCCCAGGGATGTCAATCAGTACAGAAAATAATAGGGCATTACCAAGGTTTGAAGTGAAACACAATACCAAGCCAGCTAAAGTGAAGACTCAGGCCTTGCATGATGGGAAAATCAGACAGCGCGTGGAATACCGGGGTACATCACAGTGGAGATGA